One Prunus dulcis chromosome 8, ALMONDv2, whole genome shotgun sequence DNA window includes the following coding sequences:
- the LOC117612142 gene encoding expansin-like A2: MALFLCFLFFFLISSASACDRCRHQSKAAYFSTASALSSGACGYGSLALGLGGGHLAAGVPSLYKDGAGCGACFQIRCKNTTLCTKQGTRVTLTDLNKSNQTDFVLSSRAFMAMAQKGLGQDILRHGIVDVEYKRVPCEYKNQNLALRVEESSQKPHYLAIKILYQGGQTEIVAIDVAQVGSSNWGFLTRNNGAIWDTSRVPAGGLQFRFLVTAGYDGKTVWAQNVLPANWKPGMIYDTKVQISDIAQEGCSTCDDGSWK, translated from the exons atggctttgtttctttgcttcctcttcttctttctcatctCCTCTGCCTCTGCTTGTGACCGCTGTAGGCACCAATCCAAGGCAGCCTATTTCTCCACAGCCTCTGCACTTTCAT CTGGGGCTTGTGGGTATGGTTCCTTGGCCTTGGGACTTGGTGGAGGACACCTTGCAGCTGGTGTGCCTTCCCTCTACAAAGATGGAGCTGGCTGTGGTGCATGCTTCCAG ATAAGATGCAAGAACACAACTCTTTGCACAAAACAAGGGACCAGAGTTACTTTGACTGATCTCAATAAAAGTAATCAGACAGATTTTGTTCTCAGCAGCAGAGCTTTCATGGCCATGGCTCAAAAGGGTTTGGGCCAAGACATTTTGAGACACGGCATTGTCGATGTGGAATATAAGAG GGTACCATGTGaatacaaaaaccaaaatctaGCCTTGCGTGTGGAAGAATCGAGCCAAAAGCCACATTACTTAGCAATCAAAATTCTGTATCAAGGTGGTCAGACAGAAATAGTAGCAATTGATGTTGCTCAGGTTGGTTCTTCAAATTGGGGTTTCCTGACTCGAAACAATGGGGCAATCTGGGACACGAGTAGGGTTCCGGCAGGGGGCCTACAGTTCCGGTTCTTGGTGACGGCCGGGTACGATGGGAAGACGGTTTGGGCACAGAATGTGCTCCCTGCTAACTGGAAACCTGGGATGATATATGACACAAAAGTTCAAATCAGTGACATTGCACAAGAGGGTTGCTCTACTTGTGATGATGGGAGCTGGAAATGA